A single genomic interval of Flavihumibacter rivuli harbors:
- a CDS encoding type I restriction enzyme HsdR N-terminal domain-containing protein, whose product MVQVAFPEHDFRMRNNAGKRQVYDECRRKWVAFTPEEWVRQNFLQYLLKVLNYPGSLIAVEKELVLGELKKRFDILVYNQAHQPWLMVECKAMDVRLDEEVLHQVLRYNMAMPVRYLVITNGHFSYCFERKDNGLDMRLELPSHS is encoded by the coding sequence ATGGTGCAAGTTGCTTTTCCGGAGCATGATTTCAGGATGCGGAATAACGCTGGTAAGCGGCAGGTATATGATGAATGCCGCCGCAAATGGGTGGCATTCACACCTGAAGAGTGGGTCAGGCAGAACTTCCTCCAATATCTCCTCAAAGTATTGAACTACCCGGGAAGCCTGATCGCTGTGGAGAAAGAACTGGTATTAGGGGAGTTGAAAAAAAGGTTCGACATACTGGTGTATAACCAGGCCCATCAGCCCTGGTTGATGGTGGAGTGCAAGGCTATGGATGTGCGGTTGGACGAAGAGGTACTCCACCAGGTGCTCCGATATAATATGGCCATGCCAGTCCGGTACCTGGTGATCACCAATGGACATTTTTCCTATTGTTTCGAAAGAAAGGATAATGGACTGGACATGAGGTTGGAATTGCCTTCCC
- a CDS encoding AMP nucleosidase — protein sequence MKTKEEIVQNWLPRYTGQQLENFGKYILLTNFSNYVDLFAKWHNVEVIGVGRPMQCATADDITIINFGMGSPTAATIMDLLTAIEPKAVLFLGKCGGLKKRNKVGDLVLPIAAIRGEGTSNDYFPPEVPALPAFALQKAVSTTIRDYGVDYWTGTVYTTNRRVWEHDEEFKEYLKRVRAYAIDMETATIFSVGFYNKIPTGALLLVSDSPMVPEGVKTEESDKKVTGEYVENHIKIGIDSLKQLINDGLTVRHLRF from the coding sequence ATGAAGACCAAAGAAGAAATTGTACAGAACTGGTTACCCCGTTACACCGGTCAGCAACTTGAAAATTTTGGCAAGTACATCCTCCTCACCAACTTCAGCAATTACGTGGACCTTTTCGCCAAGTGGCACAATGTGGAAGTGATCGGTGTTGGCAGGCCAATGCAATGCGCCACAGCAGATGATATCACCATCATCAATTTCGGTATGGGAAGTCCTACAGCCGCCACCATCATGGACCTGTTAACCGCCATTGAGCCCAAGGCCGTGCTATTCCTCGGGAAATGTGGTGGTCTGAAAAAGCGCAATAAGGTTGGAGACCTGGTATTACCAATTGCCGCCATAAGGGGCGAGGGTACTTCCAACGACTATTTCCCGCCTGAAGTCCCGGCACTACCGGCATTCGCCTTGCAAAAGGCGGTTTCCACCACTATCCGCGACTACGGTGTTGATTACTGGACAGGAACCGTGTACACCACCAACAGACGGGTTTGGGAACACGATGAGGAGTTCAAGGAATACCTGAAAAGGGTCAGGGCTTATGCCATTGATATGGAAACAGCCACCATTTTCTCGGTTGGCTTTTACAACAAAATACCTACCGGAGCACTACTGCTGGTCAGCGATTCCCCAATGGTTCCCGAAGGGGTGAAGACAGAGGAAAGCGATAAAAAGGTAACCGGGGAGTATGTAGAGAACCATATTAAGATCGGAATTGATTCCCTCAAACAACTGATCAATGATGGACTAACGGTGAGGCACCTACGATTCTAG
- a CDS encoding ABC transporter ATP-binding protein has translation MNEPLLSISDLTVVFRNEGQTTEAVKGVSFSVNRGEVVAVVGESGSGKSVTCLSILGLLPEAKVHYPKGEIWFRSGDAPLDLLKCPPEQFQDLRGNKLSMIFQEPMTSLNPVFSCGEQVVEAITRRRKMSRADAQKETIRLFTEVKLPEPEKIFRKYPHEISGGQKQRVMIAMAISGEPDLLIADEPTTALDVTVQKSILELLKEVQERNRMGMIFITHDLGIVAEIAHKVVVMYRGKIVEQGSTSTIFNSPQHPYTKALLACRPILHAKGKRLPVVSDFWVEDGDLQQPLPIAARSQPADSGIPVYAPESKDALAQREPLIRVENLEAWFPKARNIWGTPIAYNKAVDDVSFEVYEGETLGIVGESGCGKTTLGRCLLRLIPARSGHIWYKRKDLLQMQGSELLPMRKEVQVVFQDPYSSLNPRITIGDALTEVLSVHGKGRNSRERKDHAIALLEQVSLKAEHFNRYPHAFSGGQRQRIGIARALVLAPDFIVFDESVSALDVSVQAQVLNLINDLKQVHGFTAIFISHDLGVVKYISDRIMVMNKGKIEEIGEVKEIWNSPQSAYTRKLLEAIPGRNPIR, from the coding sequence TTGAACGAGCCGCTACTTTCCATCAGCGACCTCACCGTGGTTTTCAGGAATGAGGGACAGACCACTGAAGCCGTGAAAGGGGTATCTTTTTCTGTAAATCGCGGAGAAGTAGTTGCTGTTGTAGGGGAATCAGGATCAGGCAAATCTGTCACCTGCCTTTCCATTCTTGGATTGTTGCCCGAAGCAAAAGTCCATTACCCCAAGGGAGAGATCTGGTTCAGGTCAGGAGATGCACCGCTTGACCTTTTGAAATGCCCTCCAGAACAATTTCAGGACCTTCGCGGGAACAAGCTCAGCATGATCTTCCAAGAGCCCATGACCTCCCTCAACCCTGTATTTTCCTGCGGCGAGCAGGTAGTTGAGGCGATCACCCGTCGTAGGAAAATGAGCAGGGCGGATGCCCAAAAAGAGACCATCAGGTTATTCACTGAAGTGAAACTTCCAGAACCGGAAAAGATCTTCCGGAAATACCCCCATGAAATTAGCGGAGGGCAAAAACAAAGGGTCATGATCGCTATGGCCATTAGCGGCGAGCCTGACCTATTGATAGCGGATGAACCCACCACCGCCCTTGATGTAACCGTTCAAAAAAGTATCCTGGAGTTATTGAAAGAGGTCCAGGAAAGGAACAGGATGGGGATGATCTTTATTACCCATGACCTGGGGATTGTGGCGGAGATCGCTCACAAGGTGGTTGTGATGTACCGTGGAAAAATTGTAGAGCAAGGATCCACATCAACTATTTTCAACAGTCCCCAACACCCATATACCAAGGCATTGTTGGCCTGCCGTCCAATCTTACATGCTAAGGGAAAAAGACTACCCGTTGTCAGTGACTTTTGGGTGGAAGACGGGGATCTGCAGCAACCTTTACCCATTGCTGCCCGTTCCCAACCGGCAGATTCAGGTATCCCGGTTTACGCACCTGAAAGCAAAGATGCTTTGGCCCAAAGGGAACCCCTGATCAGGGTGGAAAACCTGGAGGCCTGGTTTCCCAAGGCAAGGAATATTTGGGGCACCCCAATTGCGTACAATAAGGCAGTAGACGATGTAAGTTTTGAGGTTTATGAAGGGGAAACCCTTGGTATTGTCGGGGAATCCGGTTGCGGAAAGACCACCCTGGGAAGGTGCCTGCTACGGTTGATCCCAGCGCGTTCCGGTCATATCTGGTACAAAAGAAAGGACCTCCTGCAGATGCAAGGGAGTGAACTGTTGCCGATGAGAAAGGAGGTACAGGTTGTTTTCCAGGATCCCTATTCCTCGCTGAATCCCAGGATCACTATTGGTGATGCCCTGACTGAAGTATTATCTGTCCATGGAAAGGGAAGGAATTCCAGGGAAAGAAAGGACCATGCAATAGCCCTACTGGAACAGGTTAGCCTTAAGGCGGAACATTTCAATCGTTACCCTCATGCGTTTAGTGGCGGTCAAAGGCAAAGGATAGGCATTGCCCGCGCATTGGTATTAGCCCCCGACTTTATCGTTTTTGACGAAAGTGTGAGTGCATTGGATGTTAGTGTTCAGGCCCAGGTATTGAACCTGATCAATGACCTGAAGCAGGTCCATGGATTCACGGCTATCTTCATTTCGCATGATCTTGGGGTAGTGAAATATATCAGTGACCGGATCATGGTCATGAATAAGGGGAAGATCGAAGAGATCGGCGAAGTGAAGGAGATATGGAACTCCCCCCAATCGGCCTATACCCGGAAATTGCTGGAAGCCATACCCGGAAGGAACCCGATTCGCTGA
- the queA gene encoding tRNA preQ1(34) S-adenosylmethionine ribosyltransferase-isomerase QueA: protein MKLSQFKFDLPLNLIAQHPAKKREDSRMMVVHRKTGQIENKYFRDILEYFDDKDVFIVNNTKVFPARMYGRKEKTGAKIEVFLLRELNKPNRLWDVIVDPARKIRVGNKLYFGENDELVAEVIDNTTSRGRTIRFLWDGTDEEFRQMLEFLGETPLPKYIKRKPDEEDKERYQTVYAKHEGAVAAPTAGLHFSRELIKRLEIKGIRFSEVTLHTGLGTFRPIEVEDLSKHKMDAEYYRIDDTACQIVNKAKTSGHRICSIGTTTMRAIESSFTAEKLLKPSEGWTNHFIHPPYEFSIADSLVTNFHLPKTSLLIMTCAFAGYDLAMEAYKKAIKDKYRFFSYGDAMLII from the coding sequence ATGAAGTTATCACAGTTCAAGTTCGACCTTCCCCTAAACCTTATTGCCCAGCACCCTGCGAAAAAACGTGAAGACAGCCGTATGATGGTGGTTCACCGCAAAACGGGCCAGATCGAGAACAAGTATTTCAGGGATATCCTCGAGTATTTCGACGATAAGGACGTGTTCATCGTTAATAACACGAAAGTATTCCCCGCGCGTATGTATGGCCGAAAGGAGAAGACAGGTGCCAAGATCGAAGTCTTCCTCCTGCGCGAATTGAACAAGCCAAATCGCTTGTGGGATGTGATTGTTGATCCCGCAAGGAAGATCAGGGTTGGTAATAAACTCTATTTCGGAGAGAATGATGAACTGGTTGCAGAGGTAATCGATAATACCACCAGCCGTGGAAGGACCATTCGCTTTCTCTGGGATGGCACTGACGAAGAATTCCGCCAGATGCTGGAATTCCTTGGTGAAACGCCCCTCCCCAAATACATCAAGCGCAAGCCTGATGAAGAGGATAAAGAGCGCTACCAAACTGTATATGCCAAGCATGAAGGTGCAGTTGCAGCACCCACGGCAGGTTTGCATTTCAGCAGGGAATTGATCAAGCGTCTTGAGATCAAGGGTATCCGCTTTTCCGAGGTTACCCTTCATACCGGATTGGGCACATTCAGGCCTATTGAAGTGGAAGACCTGAGCAAGCACAAGATGGATGCTGAATACTACCGCATAGATGATACCGCCTGCCAGATCGTCAACAAAGCCAAGACAAGCGGGCACAGGATCTGTTCTATTGGTACCACTACCATGCGCGCAATTGAATCTTCCTTCACTGCAGAAAAACTGTTGAAACCATCAGAAGGATGGACCAATCATTTTATCCATCCGCCTTATGAGTTTTCCATTGCCGACTCATTGGTGACCAATTTCCATCTCCCCAAGACCAGCTTGCTCATCATGACCTGTGCATTTGCAGGATATGACCTGGCTATGGAGGCTTATAAGAAGGCCATCAAGGATAAATACAGGTTCTTCAGTTATGGCGACGCCATGCTGATCATCTAA
- a CDS encoding alpha/beta hydrolase yields MKQLIALMTTAMLAMNLHAQEELPLYDKEVPNSIAGNNDERAETGSDGILRIYNVSKPTLTVYLPDAGKSNGTAVIICPGGGYRLLAAGHEGADVAREFTKWGVTAFVLKYRLPDDAIMKDKSIAPLQDAQRAIQMVRDKAKIWQLNPKQIGIMGFSAGGHLAASAGVHFDKAEIDNPLKTSLRPDFMILVYPVISFTDELAHKGSREQLLGKTPDKKQVMFFSAEQQVTKKTPPTFLVHAKDDKAVKYENSMAFAASLEQNKVKHDIYLYDKGGHGFGMVNKTSDVKWMKYVQQWMADQDLLIRTTKF; encoded by the coding sequence ATGAAACAATTGATAGCATTAATGACAACGGCCATGTTAGCTATGAACCTCCATGCCCAGGAAGAACTTCCCTTGTATGATAAGGAGGTCCCCAATTCCATTGCCGGAAACAATGATGAACGCGCTGAAACCGGCAGCGATGGTATTCTTAGGATCTACAATGTATCAAAGCCCACCCTGACCGTTTACCTTCCGGATGCGGGGAAATCAAATGGTACAGCTGTGATCATTTGTCCCGGTGGCGGATACCGCCTCCTGGCAGCAGGCCATGAAGGAGCTGATGTAGCCAGGGAATTTACCAAATGGGGAGTTACCGCATTCGTGTTGAAGTACCGGCTTCCTGATGATGCCATTATGAAGGACAAAAGCATTGCCCCACTGCAGGATGCGCAAAGGGCCATTCAAATGGTAAGGGATAAGGCCAAGATCTGGCAGCTTAACCCCAAGCAGATCGGCATTATGGGATTCAGTGCCGGGGGCCACCTGGCGGCATCTGCCGGTGTACATTTTGATAAAGCAGAAATAGATAACCCATTGAAGACTTCCCTGAGGCCCGACTTCATGATCCTTGTTTACCCGGTGATCAGTTTTACGGATGAACTTGCGCATAAGGGTTCCCGTGAGCAACTCCTCGGGAAGACGCCGGATAAGAAACAGGTAATGTTCTTCTCTGCCGAGCAGCAGGTCACCAAGAAAACCCCGCCTACCTTCCTTGTGCATGCAAAGGACGACAAAGCCGTAAAGTATGAGAATTCTATGGCCTTCGCCGCATCACTTGAACAAAACAAGGTAAAACATGACATTTACCTCTACGATAAAGGGGGCCATGGCTTTGGCATGGTAAATAAAACCTCCGATGTAAAGTGGATGAAATATGTGCAACAATGGATGGCCGACCAGGACCTTCTGATCAGGACCACAAAGTTCTAA
- a CDS encoding aspartate kinase — protein MKVMKFGGTSVGKSERMHQVAQLITRDNEPKIVVLSALSGTTNTLVAIGEALSKGDKQEAKQVIDNLEQHYKNFITALVKQDTSREKANAIIAEHFEFLNIITKISFNEALNKDILAQGELMSTKLFCVYLEEIGVKHFLLPALEFMSIDANDEPQLPSIRQKLTALLEQHKDIALFITQGYICRNARGEVDNLKRGGSDYTASLVAAAANASVCEIWTDIDGMHNNDPRVVKKTIPVEQLSFEEAAELAYFGAKILHPTCIWPAQQEKVPVKLLNTMQPEAAGTVITKDAGSVGVKAIAAKDGIIAINIKSTRMLLAYGFLRKIFEVFEKYRTPIDMITTSEVAVSVTIDNPAFLDAIVKELEPFGNIEVDRDQTIVSIVGNDIAQTQDILSKLFEALKPVPVRMVSYGGSRHNVSLLIPGNYKTETLQLLNKGLFGLE, from the coding sequence ATGAAAGTAATGAAGTTCGGTGGCACCTCCGTTGGAAAGTCGGAGAGGATGCACCAGGTGGCTCAACTGATCACAAGGGATAACGAACCCAAGATCGTGGTACTAAGTGCTTTAAGCGGAACTACCAATACGCTGGTGGCTATTGGTGAAGCCTTGTCAAAAGGCGATAAACAGGAAGCGAAACAGGTAATTGATAACCTGGAACAGCACTATAAAAACTTCATTACCGCGCTGGTGAAACAGGATACTTCCAGGGAGAAGGCCAATGCCATCATTGCCGAGCATTTCGAATTCTTGAATATCATCACCAAGATATCCTTTAATGAAGCGCTCAATAAGGATATCCTTGCGCAGGGGGAACTGATGAGTACAAAACTATTCTGTGTTTACCTGGAGGAAATAGGCGTAAAGCATTTCCTGTTGCCGGCATTGGAATTCATGAGCATTGATGCGAATGACGAACCGCAGTTGCCGTCCATTCGCCAGAAACTGACCGCTTTACTCGAGCAGCATAAGGATATAGCACTCTTTATTACGCAGGGTTATATCTGCCGTAATGCAAGGGGGGAAGTAGATAACCTTAAGCGTGGCGGCAGTGACTATACTGCATCATTGGTTGCTGCTGCTGCGAATGCATCTGTGTGTGAGATCTGGACCGATATTGACGGGATGCATAACAATGACCCACGCGTGGTAAAGAAAACCATTCCGGTTGAGCAATTGAGCTTTGAGGAAGCCGCGGAGTTGGCCTACTTCGGCGCGAAGATCCTGCACCCTACCTGTATCTGGCCGGCCCAACAGGAAAAGGTACCGGTAAAACTGCTGAATACCATGCAACCTGAGGCAGCAGGAACGGTTATCACCAAGGACGCTGGTTCTGTTGGGGTGAAGGCCATCGCTGCAAAGGATGGGATCATTGCCATCAATATCAAGAGCACCAGGATGTTGCTGGCCTATGGTTTCCTCAGGAAAATCTTCGAGGTTTTCGAGAAATACCGCACACCTATTGATATGATCACCACTTCAGAGGTAGCTGTATCTGTAACGATCGATAATCCCGCCTTCCTTGATGCTATCGTAAAGGAACTGGAGCCATTCGGTAATATTGAAGTGGACAGGGACCAGACCATTGTTTCTATTGTTGGTAATGATATTGCCCAGACCCAGGATATCCTGAGCAAGCTTTTTGAAGCCCTGAAGCCCGTTCCGGTCAGGATGGTGAGCTATGGGGGAAGCCGGCACAATGTATCCCTGCTCATCCCGGGTAATTATAAGACAGAAACTCTTCAGTTGTTGAATAAAGGGCTCTTTGGCCTGGAATGA
- a CDS encoding Ldh family oxidoreductase gives MADQIISYPQLKGFTESVFLAMGCPDADAATAATVLLSADLRGIDSHGVARLSGYVRLWEAGRVNATPSLRIIHETPSTAVVDGDSGLGLVVAPFAMKVAMDKAAAVGTGWVSVQNSNHYGIAGYHAMMALEKDMIGISMTNASPLVAPTFSVERLLGTNPICVAIPAGGEPAFVADLATTTAANGKLEILQRKNLDAPQGWIQDKDGISTVDAHALKTGGALLPLGGDREHGSHKGYALGSIVDIFSAVLSGANYGPWVPPFPAYVPMPTGMPGKGIGHFFGAMRIDAFRPADDFKEHMDNWIRRFRSAKPVEGQEKVLIPGDPEREMEGERMQKGIPLLAPVVKDLEDLAQKFAIKF, from the coding sequence ATGGCAGATCAAATCATTTCTTATCCCCAACTGAAGGGGTTTACAGAATCCGTATTCCTTGCAATGGGATGTCCCGACGCAGATGCCGCGACCGCTGCAACAGTATTACTGAGTGCTGACCTGAGGGGGATCGATTCCCATGGCGTGGCCCGCCTGAGTGGGTATGTAAGGCTTTGGGAAGCTGGTCGCGTTAACGCCACCCCCTCCCTGAGAATCATCCATGAAACCCCGTCAACCGCTGTAGTGGATGGTGATAGCGGGCTTGGGCTGGTGGTTGCCCCATTCGCCATGAAGGTAGCCATGGATAAGGCGGCCGCGGTAGGAACAGGCTGGGTAAGTGTACAGAACAGCAACCACTATGGGATCGCTGGTTACCATGCCATGATGGCCCTGGAAAAGGATATGATCGGTATCAGCATGACCAATGCCAGCCCACTGGTGGCACCTACCTTTTCTGTTGAACGTTTGTTGGGGACCAATCCCATATGCGTAGCCATTCCCGCAGGCGGGGAGCCGGCATTTGTGGCCGACCTGGCTACAACTACCGCAGCTAACGGAAAACTGGAGATATTGCAAAGAAAGAACCTGGATGCGCCACAGGGTTGGATCCAGGATAAGGACGGCATCTCTACGGTTGATGCACATGCCTTGAAAACCGGTGGCGCATTGTTACCGCTCGGTGGGGACCGCGAGCACGGCAGCCATAAGGGGTACGCGCTTGGCTCAATAGTCGATATCTTTTCAGCCGTACTCAGCGGGGCCAATTATGGACCCTGGGTTCCTCCTTTCCCGGCCTATGTGCCGATGCCTACCGGGATGCCAGGTAAAGGGATAGGGCATTTCTTTGGCGCCATGCGGATCGATGCTTTCCGCCCTGCCGATGATTTCAAGGAGCATATGGATAACTGGATCAGGCGCTTCCGTTCTGCAAAGCCGGTAGAAGGGCAGGAGAAGGTATTGATACCTGGTGATCCTGAGCGGGAAATGGAAGGGGAAAGAATGCAAAAGGGAATCCCCCTGTTAGCCCCTGTGGTGAAGGACCTGGAAGATCTTGCCCAAAAATTCGCGATCAAGTTTTAA
- a CDS encoding single-stranded DNA-binding protein codes for MIKLQVIGNLGKDCVTNNVNGRSVLNFNVAHTEKYRDSQGNQQEKTIWVECAYWTDRTAIAPYLRKGTQVYVEGTPEVRTYPKNDGTTGASLTLRVQNVQLLGSKTEGQQGGYQQPGQQQYGGGNNYGNNSFNAAPAPAMQQPSSMPMEDDLPF; via the coding sequence ATGATCAAGCTTCAAGTCATCGGGAACTTAGGAAAGGATTGTGTGACCAACAATGTTAACGGAAGATCTGTATTGAATTTTAACGTTGCCCATACGGAGAAGTATCGTGACAGCCAGGGTAACCAGCAGGAGAAGACCATTTGGGTAGAATGTGCATATTGGACAGACAGGACCGCTATTGCGCCTTATTTGCGCAAGGGTACCCAGGTATATGTTGAAGGCACCCCAGAAGTGAGGACCTATCCCAAGAATGACGGCACTACAGGTGCATCCCTGACCCTTAGGGTACAGAATGTGCAGTTGTTGGGCAGTAAGACTGAAGGACAGCAGGGTGGTTACCAGCAGCCGGGGCAACAGCAGTATGGTGGCGGAAATAATTACGGCAACAATAGCTTTAATGCCGCGCCGGCACCAGCTATGCAGCAACCCTCTTCTATGCCTATGGAAGATGACCTGCCCTTCTAA
- the mnmA gene encoding tRNA 2-thiouridine(34) synthase MnmA, with protein sequence MSRKGKVLVAMSGGIDSTVTALMLHQEGYEVVGITMKTWDYATSGASKKETGCCNLDSFNDARMAAVQHGFPHFVLDIREEFGDFVIENFVDEYLAGRTPNPCVMCNTHIKWRALLKRADALECDFIATGHYANVHQHRNGRFYISKGLDELKDQSYVLWGLQQDLLSRTLLPLGKYRKTEIRQMAHDFGYPELAKKAESYEICFVPDNDYRGFLKKKVEGLEEKVANGNFVDKNGKVLGKHKGYPFYTIGQRKGLEVTFGKPVYVTGIIPETNTVVLGDEEDLNRTEAVISKINWIKYEGITDGMEATTKIRYKDKGSLSTLYQHENGVKVQFFEDVKGVAPGQSAVFYEGDDVIGGGIIQRQPITLG encoded by the coding sequence ATGAGCCGGAAAGGAAAGGTTTTGGTGGCGATGAGTGGCGGTATTGACAGTACCGTAACGGCACTGATGTTGCACCAGGAAGGGTACGAGGTAGTGGGCATCACCATGAAAACATGGGATTATGCTACATCAGGGGCCAGCAAAAAGGAAACCGGGTGCTGCAACCTCGACTCCTTCAACGATGCGAGGATGGCCGCAGTACAGCATGGATTCCCGCACTTTGTACTGGATATCAGGGAAGAGTTCGGGGATTTTGTGATCGAGAATTTCGTTGATGAATACCTCGCGGGAAGGACTCCCAACCCCTGCGTGATGTGCAATACCCATATCAAGTGGAGGGCATTGTTGAAACGGGCCGATGCACTGGAATGCGATTTTATTGCTACCGGGCATTACGCCAATGTGCACCAACACCGTAATGGCAGGTTTTACATCAGCAAGGGCCTCGATGAACTGAAAGACCAGAGCTATGTGCTTTGGGGACTGCAGCAGGACCTGCTCAGCAGGACCCTATTACCCCTTGGTAAGTACCGCAAGACCGAGATCAGGCAGATGGCCCATGATTTCGGCTATCCTGAACTGGCCAAAAAAGCGGAGAGCTACGAGATCTGCTTTGTGCCGGACAATGACTACAGGGGTTTCCTGAAAAAGAAAGTGGAAGGCCTGGAAGAAAAGGTTGCCAATGGCAATTTCGTTGATAAAAATGGAAAGGTACTTGGCAAACACAAAGGTTATCCTTTCTATACCATCGGCCAGCGCAAAGGCCTGGAGGTAACTTTCGGCAAACCGGTTTATGTAACGGGTATCATTCCCGAGACCAATACAGTGGTGCTGGGTGACGAAGAGGACCTCAATCGCACTGAGGCCGTAATAAGCAAGATCAACTGGATCAAGTATGAGGGCATCACCGATGGCATGGAAGCCACCACCAAGATCCGCTACAAGGATAAAGGCTCCCTCTCCACCCTTTACCAGCACGAAAATGGGGTTAAGGTGCAATTCTTTGAGGACGTTAAAGGTGTTGCGCCCGGACAAAGTGCGGTATTTTATGAGGGTGATGATGTGATCGGGGGCGGCATCATCCAGCGCCAGCCCATCACACTGGGTTAA
- a CDS encoding Fmu (Sun) domain-containing protein, with product MTYTIAHLDTACRLLESYNGQLPFAAFLKQYFSSNKKHGSRDRKQIGHLCYAYFRLGHAFRQLPSQERVILGLFLCAEGPDNMLAALRPEWNGFAGTGVIEKLQLAGYHAGDLTIFPWLDQLGGDIDGFSFSTSHLYQPHLYARIRPGKDRKVMDKLMMLGTKFERIGKSAIQLPNGFKLEEHFLVNTDLVVQDLSSQEVAGPMTMAAGIAQPVVSGRLKAWDCCAASGGKSILAVDTLGNIDLTVTDIRTSILANLKKRFSEAGIRNYHQFEADMATYDGAKKNFDLVIADVPCSGSGTWGRTPEQLVYFDPGSIEQFSSLQKRIAVNASRGLKPGGCLLYITCSAFRDENEGVIDWLTANTALKLQSKGYLKGYEHRADTMFAAVLCKPV from the coding sequence ATGACCTACACAATTGCACACCTGGATACTGCCTGCAGATTGCTGGAATCCTATAATGGCCAATTGCCATTTGCGGCCTTCCTCAAGCAATATTTCAGTTCAAATAAAAAGCATGGATCCCGTGACAGGAAACAGATCGGGCACCTATGTTATGCCTATTTCCGCCTGGGGCATGCTTTCAGGCAGCTGCCGAGTCAGGAGAGGGTAATACTTGGTTTGTTCTTGTGTGCAGAAGGGCCGGATAATATGTTGGCTGCTTTAAGGCCTGAATGGAATGGGTTTGCCGGTACTGGGGTCATTGAGAAATTGCAATTGGCAGGATACCATGCAGGTGATCTGACCATTTTTCCTTGGCTCGATCAATTGGGCGGGGATATTGATGGTTTTTCCTTTTCAACTTCACACCTCTACCAGCCACATTTGTACGCAAGGATAAGACCTGGGAAGGATAGGAAAGTAATGGACAAGCTTATGATGCTTGGGACAAAGTTTGAACGAATCGGCAAATCTGCCATTCAATTACCCAATGGATTTAAACTTGAAGAGCATTTTCTTGTCAACACTGATCTCGTTGTGCAGGACCTGAGCTCGCAAGAGGTTGCCGGGCCCATGACCATGGCTGCAGGAATAGCCCAACCGGTCGTTTCGGGCAGGTTAAAGGCCTGGGATTGTTGCGCTGCTTCCGGTGGTAAGTCCATCCTCGCGGTCGATACCCTTGGGAATATTGATCTAACGGTTACTGATATCCGAACTTCTATCCTGGCGAACCTTAAGAAAAGGTTTTCCGAAGCGGGTATCAGGAATTATCATCAGTTTGAGGCGGATATGGCGACTTATGACGGAGCTAAAAAGAATTTCGACCTTGTTATTGCAGATGTGCCCTGTTCCGGGAGTGGTACCTGGGGGAGAACGCCTGAGCAACTCGTATATTTTGACCCTGGGTCCATAGAACAATTCAGTTCCCTTCAAAAGAGAATTGCTGTCAATGCAAGTAGGGGACTTAAGCCCGGGGGGTGCCTTTTATATATTACCTGTTCTGCTTTCAGGGACGAAAATGAAGGGGTAATCGACTGGTTGACTGCTAATACAGCATTGAAACTGCAATCAAAGGGTTACCTAAAAGGCTACGAACATAGGGCGGACACCATGTTCGCGGCGGTGTTGTGCAAGCCTGTTTAA